The Patescibacteria group bacterium sequence AGGCTTAAATCGGTGTTTATCTGTAAGTGGCGCTCCGCGCCACTGAGGAAAGTCCAGACTGCACAGAGCAAGGGGTTGGGGCGCAAGCTCCAGCTAGTGATAGCCGGTGTTTCTAGCCCGAAAGGGCGAGAAAACAGGTAGTGAATTAACACTGCCTGAGAGCAACAGAAACGATCTTCCAGCTAAACCGTTAACAAGTGACTATTTTTGACACTTGGGTATGTTGGAAGCTGAAACGGGCAATCCCACCCGCAGCAATCCACGATGTACCGCTTGAGCTTGCTCGGCAATTGTCGGTACGAAGATGGAGCGCAACGCCGTGAACCTGAAAGGATGAGCCCTTTGTGGTTTATCCCAACGCGGTTCATGGCAGATAGATGTTTGCTAAAACAGAATCTGGCTTACTCTCTTCCTAAGCAATAAGACTACTCCTAAGCAATAAGACTACGCTTCGCGTAGTCTTTTTTTGTGCTATGATGAGTTTAGAATGCTTGCCAAAGTCTTTTCTGGGGCAACGGTAGGGTTGGAGAGTGTGCTGGTAGAAGTTGAGGTTGATATTCAAAAAAGAGGGTTACCTGCTTTTAAAGTTGTTGGGTTACCAGATAAAGCTGTGGAGGAGGCTCGGGAAAGAGTTCGTTCTGCCCTTATAAATTCGGGAGCTAATTTCCCAAATTATAAAATAACAGTTAACTTAGCTCCAGCTGATTTGCCTAAGAAGGGTCCTTCCTATGACTTGCCGCTAGCTTTGGGTATACTCCTTGCTTCTAATCAATTGCAGGCAGATATCTCAAACTCTTTTACTATTGGGGAACTTTCTTTGGATGGTTCAGTGCGCCATGTTCCCGGTGTCTTACCTCTGGTGCTTACGGCTAGAGATGAGGGTTTTGATTGTGTTTTTCTTCCAGCAGAAGATGCAGCAGAGGCAGCAGTAATTTCCGGTATTAACATAATTCCTGTAAAGACTATAAATGAACTTTTCTACCATTTGCGTGGGCTAGAGGAGATTGACCCTTGGCCTTCCATAGATATATCTAAACTGGTAAGAGAGACAAGCAATTACGAGTATGATTTTGCTTATATTAGAGGGCAAGAGTCTGCGAAAAGAGCGCTAGAAATTGCAGCTGCTGGTGGTCATAATGTTTTAATGTCTGGGCCCCCAGGGTCGGGTAAAACTCTTTTAGCTAGAGCTTTCCCTTCTATTTTGCCAAGGATGACGGAGAGTGAGGCTTTGGAGGTTACTAAAATTTACTCTATTGCTGGTGAGCTTCCGCGGAAAAGACCTCTGATTTGTCAGCGCCCTTTCCGCTCGCCGCACCATACTACCTCTCGAGTTGGGCTTATTGGAGGTGGCAATATTCCTAGTCCGGGGGAGATTTCTTTGGCACATCGAGGAGTTCTTTTCTTGGATGAGTTACCAGAATTTCCTAGACATGTTTTGGAAAGCTTGCGTCAGCCGCTGGAGGACGGCGTGGTTACCATTTCTCGGGCTCGCGCTACTTCGGTTTTTCCTGCCCGGTTTGTTTTATTGACGGCACAAAACCCATGCCCTTGCGGTTTTTACGGGTGTCCAGACCGCGTTTGTACTTGTACTCATTCTGAAGTGCGGCGTTACAAAAAGAAGGTATCTGGTCCACTTTTAGATAGAATTGATTTTTATGTTGAGGTTCCCCGAGTTAAGACTAAGAAGCTTTTTTCAAAGGAGGCTGGTGCAGGGGAACCATCGTCTCTTATTCGGGAAAGAGTTCAAATTGCACGCGAGCGCCAGTTATCTAGGTACGAAGGTACTGATATTAAATCCAATTCAGAAATGGGTTCCAAAGTAATTCAAAAGTATTGTCCCCTTGAATCTGAAAGCGAATCTGTACTTAGGCACGCAGTTTCTCAGAAGAGGCTTTCTGCGCGTGCTTACCACAAAGTATTAAAAATCTCGCGAACTATAGCAGACTTGGATGGAACAGAGAAAATAGAACCACAGCAAGTTGCTGAAGCTTTGAATTATCGGCACCGGAGGACCAGGGAGTTGATGGCTGCTGGCTAGAAAGGTATGCTGTCCTCGTCAATATCTTCGTTAGCAGCTTCCGGTTGTGGTTGTTGATTAGGAGCAGTACCCTTTTCTTTGGTTGAATCCCCCTTATTTCTTGGAATAACAAAGTCTTGGACTTGAACTTCGGTTGCGTATCTCTTACGATCGTCGTCGCCCTCCCAACTGCGAGTTTGCAATCTACCTTCGACGTAAAGGTAATCTCCCTTAGAAATTTGTTCATCAATTATTTCTGCTTGTCGCCCCCAAAATACACAAGTTGTAAATTGCGGAACATCTACCCACTCCTCGTCTTTTTGGTAAGAATAAGAGGTTGCAATTCTTAAGTTTAATACAGCTCTTCCCGAAGGGGTGTAGCGCAAATTAGGATCGTTTGCAGCTCTACCTAGTAGTGTTACTCGATTGATATAAAAAGCCATAAAGTATCACCTCCTTGTCTTTGTAATTTTATTTAAGCATTTAGCATTGAAAATGTACAGTTAATTTTTTTAGGAGAAAGTAAAATAGGCTTTAGCGTGAGCATTTTTTGGTGTGGTAGCCATCTGTGATTCTGAAAGCTGTGTATTTAGCTAATTAGTTTTTCTGTAATAGGGAACCAATAGGACTGGGTAATGGCAAGGCTGCTAATAATGGTGAGGATTAATACTGTTATTAGAATTGCTTTTTTAAGGTCTTCTTGTACGTAAGAAAAGGAATCATCCTCCTCTCCACTGATTGCGTAACCTTCTTTTTTAGTTTGGTTTTCTTGTACTGTACTCTTTTCCTTTTTGGGGACAGGACTCTTACTCTTCTTAAGTTGGGCACGGAGTATTTCTACTTGGCGGCGTAAATCTTTTACTTCTTGGTTGTTGTCAGACATGGTAAAAATATTATAACACGAGTGAGCTAGTTGACATTTTTCAAAGGTCTTGCTAGTTTGAAAATGATGAACCCAAATTTTATTCAGACTCTATGGCAACCCCCTGTTGTTCTAGGTGTTTTGGGTCTTATTTTGGCTTGGGTTTTGGTCCTTACCCTTCTTTATTGGCGTGCTGTACGTCACTACCATCGCTTGACCAAAGAGGTGGAGGGGGTAAACTTACAAAAGATTTTGGAGGAATACTTGAAGTGGGCGGGGGAAAATACGGAGAACATAAAGCAGCTTTCTGATCGTTTGGATAGGATTCAACAAGACGCTAAGTTTCATTTTCAAAAAGTTGGTTTAGTCCGATTTAATCCTTTTGAAGATGCAGGAGGGAACCAATCATTTGCTCTTGCTCTTTTGGATGATGAAAATACAGGAATTGTAATTTCTTCTTTGCATGGGCGTGACGTGACGAGGATGTACGGTAAACCAGTGAAGGAGGGCTTGGAAGCTGGCTACGAGTTTTCGGAAGAGGAGAAAGAAGCTATTAAGAAGGCTGTCGGATCTTAGCACTAGTTTAGTATTTGATTGAGTGTTGAGTAAGGAATAGTTGTTATCTAACAATTGATAATGAGCAAGATTAAGGAATTTAAAATTAGAGTACAAGTTTGGTGGGAAAACTTGGGTGAGAATGCAAGGTATTTAGTAATGGGCTTGGGTGGGGCTTTGGGTTTGGTAGTGGTTGCAGCTGTTTTGTATGCTGGAGTTTCCTTTCTCCGAGGGCAGGGGTATAAATTTATAAGCCCCTTAGATTCAAGAAAATCTTCTGAAGAGGATGTACATAGACCTTTTGCTGAGGGTGACCGAACAGAACCCGCACCCATAAATGGTGTTCTTTACACTAAGGCAGCTGCAGATATTTTTATGAATCGGCGTCCGTTAGCAATTATGATTAATAACCATCCTGATGCTCGTCCTCAGTTTGGCTTGTCAAAGGCAGATCTGATTTATGAGGCGGTAGCGGAAGGTGGTATAACCCGTCTTTTAGCCTTTTTTCATGCTTGGGATGTAGATAAAATTGGTCCAGTGCGCTCAGCAAGGGTTTACTACGAGGATTGGGCGGCAGAATTTAATTCTTGGTACGCTCATTGGGGTGGTGCTTATATGGATGCAGATGATAAAGCTAACCAAAATAATCTTAATTATGATTTTACTTGCCATCCACAAGCAGATTCTTACGCAAAAATTAATAGGATTAACTTGCCTTCTTTGGATCAGATGTGGCTAGGTACTACTGCATATTGGCGGGATAATGGTCGGGGTGTGGCATCAGAACATACTGGGTATACTTCAACACTTAAACTTTGGCAAGAAGCTCCAAATAGGTATCCTGGTTGGGAAGGGTACGAAAAGTTTGAGCAGTGGGAGTTTAAGGATGATAATCCTGCCCAGGCTCCCACTGCATCGCAGGTAGAATTTAATTTTTGGGATATTCCATCTTTTGCTGTTAGGTGGGAGTATATACCTGAAGAAAATGCTTACCGGCGTTACCAAGGTGGTGAGTTGCAGGTTGATGCAGGAACAGATAACGCTCCCTTAACTGCTAAGAATATTATTTTGCAATTTACCAGAGAAACTTCTTTTAATGATCAGAAAAAGCATCTTAATTATGAAACAGTTGGTTCAGGAAATGCACGAGTATTTCTTGATGGCAGAGAGATTCAAGCAACTTGGGAAAAGGGCGCGATTCGTGAGCGGACGAAATTTTATGATGAGCAGGGTAATGAGCTTGAGTTTAACCGCGGTCAGATTTGGGTAGAAGTGGTGCCAATGCGCAATATGGGTAATGTGAAAGTTAGTTAAGGCTTTTTGTACCTTAACGAGTGCGATTTTATTGTTAAGTATAGTGGAGTGTGGTAAAGATTTGTTACGCTTTATTTTATTTTTTTAACTTCTTAGCTACATTTAACTATACTTAATAGGCTGTATGGTTTCCAGCCTTGTTATGTTAGAGAATCTTTTTACTTC is a genomic window containing:
- a CDS encoding YifB family Mg chelatase-like AAA ATPase, giving the protein MLAKVFSGATVGLESVLVEVEVDIQKRGLPAFKVVGLPDKAVEEARERVRSALINSGANFPNYKITVNLAPADLPKKGPSYDLPLALGILLASNQLQADISNSFTIGELSLDGSVRHVPGVLPLVLTARDEGFDCVFLPAEDAAEAAVISGINIIPVKTINELFYHLRGLEEIDPWPSIDISKLVRETSNYEYDFAYIRGQESAKRALEIAAAGGHNVLMSGPPGSGKTLLARAFPSILPRMTESEALEVTKIYSIAGELPRKRPLICQRPFRSPHHTTSRVGLIGGGNIPSPGEISLAHRGVLFLDELPEFPRHVLESLRQPLEDGVVTISRARATSVFPARFVLLTAQNPCPCGFYGCPDRVCTCTHSEVRRYKKKVSGPLLDRIDFYVEVPRVKTKKLFSKEAGAGEPSSLIRERVQIARERQLSRYEGTDIKSNSEMGSKVIQKYCPLESESESVLRHAVSQKRLSARAYHKVLKISRTIADLDGTEKIEPQQVAEALNYRHRRTRELMAAG
- the ssb gene encoding single-stranded DNA-binding protein, with amino-acid sequence MAFYINRVTLLGRAANDPNLRYTPSGRAVLNLRIATSYSYQKDEEWVDVPQFTTCVFWGRQAEIIDEQISKGDYLYVEGRLQTRSWEGDDDRKRYATEVQVQDFVIPRNKGDSTKEKGTAPNQQPQPEAANEDIDEDSIPF
- a CDS encoding DUF4446 family protein encodes the protein MMNPNFIQTLWQPPVVLGVLGLILAWVLVLTLLYWRAVRHYHRLTKEVEGVNLQKILEEYLKWAGENTENIKQLSDRLDRIQQDAKFHFQKVGLVRFNPFEDAGGNQSFALALLDDENTGIVISSLHGRDVTRMYGKPVKEGLEAGYEFSEEEKEAIKKAVGS
- a CDS encoding DUF3048 domain-containing protein, which encodes MSKIKEFKIRVQVWWENLGENARYLVMGLGGALGLVVVAAVLYAGVSFLRGQGYKFISPLDSRKSSEEDVHRPFAEGDRTEPAPINGVLYTKAAADIFMNRRPLAIMINNHPDARPQFGLSKADLIYEAVAEGGITRLLAFFHAWDVDKIGPVRSARVYYEDWAAEFNSWYAHWGGAYMDADDKANQNNLNYDFTCHPQADSYAKINRINLPSLDQMWLGTTAYWRDNGRGVASEHTGYTSTLKLWQEAPNRYPGWEGYEKFEQWEFKDDNPAQAPTASQVEFNFWDIPSFAVRWEYIPEENAYRRYQGGELQVDAGTDNAPLTAKNIILQFTRETSFNDQKKHLNYETVGSGNARVFLDGREIQATWEKGAIRERTKFYDEQGNELEFNRGQIWVEVVPMRNMGNVKVS